The stretch of DNA GGAGccataaagtagaggctttaccctttaaaatgagaccaggctcacttccctgcAATTTTTTTTGACAAAGTTACAGAAGCTCAAAGATTGGCCACTTTTTTGGACCCTGGATCGGGGCATGATTCCAAGCCTGGAAACTCACTTTTTACTTAGAgcgcgataactcggcgaaaaaaaatcgcagagtactcgctaaggtctcattcgaaaggggagggttccagcTTCAATATCCCTACAAAAGTTGTCTcgaaaaaaattcatcagttCCCTGAGAGTCGTCTGAAGTTGAAGAACATTCAAGGGAAAACAACCGTCTCTTTCTCAGCTTGTCGTGGAGTGGAGAATTCTTTTCGGACTAATTCAATTCAGGGGTGTGAAGATCGAGGCTTTGTccgttagaatgagaccaggctcacctccctgcgatttttttccgCGAAGCTACAGCAGTTTAAATATCGTCATGTTTTCGGTCCAAGATTTTGCTGGGATAAGTGGCACTAATACCACACCaattaaaaattaagttagATTTCGCATTAGATCCTTACTTGGTCAACATATCTACTGCAGCTTTGGAAGAGCAGTAGACCGTGTGATCCTTTAAAGCAGCCATGCTTGCTTGGGAGGACACATTGACGATGCTACCTGCGACCTTTCTATCGATCATGTCTTTCGCGACTACCTGAGAGATATTCATCATTGCTTTCACGTTTATATTGAAAGAGGTGTCGAAATCCTGCTCGGTGGCATAGAAGAAGGGCCTCAGAATCGCGATGGCAGCATTGTTCACCAAAAGATCGATAGGCAGGACGCTTTGAACAGCCTTCTTGGTGGCCTCCCAATCCCTAATGTCGACGCAGACAGTTTGAATGGTAGGATCCTCTGCGCACAATTTATCTAGGTTCTCTTGCGTCTTGGATAATGCTATCACTTGACCTTTGTACTTGGAGAGGCGAAGTGCCAGGTCCTTGCCAATGCCTGCAATTTGTTGATGTTCGAATTAAGTATAAGTACTAgagttaatttttaatttatgttgACATATGCTAGTTATCTATAAATTGTCAGTTTTTAAAACTATAAAAGACCCATTATAAGTTCTATATGTTCTATAGAGAACTCGTTATCAGTGGACAAATTGATCATGAATAGGTGCTAATTGATTCAATGCAATTCACAAAGCAGTCGTCTGGGAGACATTACAAGGTCTGTAGAAAAACATTAAATTCTACAgaggataaaaataaaaaaatcaaaTCATACGAACACTATTTCTCTAAACGCTACAAATCTTAAAATAACGTCATGTCAATTTTGCTAACTTTCTCAATTTTTGTCATCTTTAATCAAGGTTGCGTCCTGAGATAAGCATTATCACAATTTATGTTCACTTAAATAGTACATATAGTAGCTGATTCTAATTGGTCCGATTCAAATCCTCGACCAATAAGCGAGTTTGTGTTGTCAACTCTAGCTTGGCTCAGAATGCGCAGAAGCGAAGATCGGCAAGTTTTGAACACGTTATTTTCTCTATTCGTTCCAGTCTAAGGGCTGAAAAACAGAAATGTCTAGTAATTTAATCGCGTAGTCAGTAATTTAGTAACTTTCTGTATATGGACACTAAAATTTGGTAAAATAGTTCAGTTAGTGTCCACTCGACTAGATCACTGGATGTATCTGTACCAGCCTTATATTCGAGATTTTGGAGTTAGTAAAATTTGAATTGCCTGAAAATGACGATAATATGATTAATGTAAAGTACCTTGTCCGGCACCTGTCACCAGGATACGTTTCCCCTCGAAGCTGATATTCATGACTACTAATGCGTTGCTACAGACTGCGCGACTTACTTATTAAGCGTGTTGCTATTCCGTCTAACCCCACCAGCTACCGTAATTGTGACATTCATCTCTATGTGTGTAGGGTACTTGATGCATACACTGTTATACACATTCCATATCATTTTTTAGTTCATCATTTTATAACCTAGAGGGCGGGATGAAGATTTGGCGCTTATTTAAATTAGCTGTAATTTTTTGAGGAAAAGAATAAAGACCAAACATTAAAAACTGGGATTCTGCTATACTCTATTTATCAGTGACAAAAAAGATAATAAAAGTTGCCTAAAACTTTAGAGCTAtagaattttcaaattgttCTTTTCAAATTCTGTATATCATTCTCATTTTTCCAAATAATTTAGTTAGTAGATGTCATTGTTAGATGGCTGCAGTAGGCTGCAAGTGTTTTCTCGATGCAATGCATCTAACTATTGAAAAAGTGAATACGTATTTGTGAAATCCTTCATAAACGTTTCTCTtcacaaaaatataaataaaccagACATAATATTTATCAAAGTAGCAAATACTTTAGAAAATGCTGCATTTTGAATGCTTCGAGTGTGAAGAATTATCAAGGTTTCACAAAACTTAACCTCAAAACCGTAAAATTTTGTCTAACCAAGTCTACAGAAAGTACACTTTCGTTCCACGAAATTTTGGAAAGTAGTACAACAGAAACATAAGTTTCTGGCGAGACGTCAGAAGAATCtctaaagaaaaaaagaaacatcAGTAGCAAATATAAAAGTTCATTCTTACATGACTGCAGTAATTATGAAGACAGTGGCATCAAGAATTTTCTTAGGGAACGGCGGTATGTTTCATCGTGCACTGATGTTTATGATCAAACTTGGATGGCAGTCACGGTTTCGTCTACCAATGCTCCTGATCATTGTCTTTGCCGCTATGGACTACAGACTTCAGCTGGAGATGGAGTTTGAAAGCAACCCGGAACAACATAATCATTTGTGATTAAAGACTTAAGTTATTCCATAGGTTGCACAATTTGAGAAAATTGTAGTTCTATGCAGAAAGTATGAAcagatatttatttttaaatgtatATAGGGTAAGGattttataaatgaaatatGTTGAAGTCTCTGTTGGATCCTGTTACGCTTCAGTTGTAGGTAGATATTGCATTGGAATTGTATAGGCTAAGAAGATGGGCAAATATTAGAATATGTATGAAATTAGTGTAAGATTTATGTATAAGGAAATCTATTGAATCtaaattatacagggtgatcctaAAGACTTGAACAAGGTTTAAGAATTAAATATAGCTTGTTCAAGATTATAGAATCGCTGAACCTCACTTAAATTAGTATTTAAACACTTGAAATTACAAATAGTGTCTTTAGTAATTTATAGTAAATTATAGTATATGTTTCTTGTCAGCAAAATAGTTGAAATACAATAATCTGCTATTCATTTGGTTATCCTCTGCTAAAGGATCTCTATTTTTATAATAAGTTGCAAACTTGAGACTGATGATTATACAAGTAGTGTATATCTACATGCAGCATAGCTAAACATAAGTGCGGTACAAGAAAATGATGGAGCATAGTCATTATAATGAAATTCTAATAATTAGTAAAATAATTACTAATAATGTATTCATATACTAATCTATGCATATACATGTGTATATGTTTGCACAAAAGGCTGGTGATAAGTTGATATAGTTTCAGTAATAATTTTCcatctatattttaatattagatACAAAACATTACCATAATTTTATAACCAATTAATCTATTGAGATTCTAATAACTTATAAATAACTTAGGGAAAGGAAATGAAGGGTATTACAAGacgaataaaaattgtaaataagTTGAAAGTATAATTCCATACAATCAATGAATTAGTTTTGCCTTAATTAGtctgtataaatatttatagtAGCAAAGTAGTAATATTACATTCGTGGACCACTGTTTTATATTAGCCAGAATGTATCACAAGTActtcattttatattattatttattaataatgaTTCATGGTAGCAATATCATATCATGGTACATACTCAATCCATTTGACATACTAAATGTTAAACATTGAACAGATCGTTCGCAGTTGTCACAAGTAATATTGTATTCGATGTTATCAAGCAAATAAAACGACGAACAACTATTTTTATAAAACGTCTTATTTTCTATTACTCACTATTATTTGATCAGTAATGAGTGTTCGAGTGTTGCAATTTgtctattttaaatataattgcGACCCTCTTCGAGGAACGATCATGCTTCTGCAATCAAAGGGAAATTTGTTGGCTTCTCAGTTCTAATATAAAAGATCTGGAGCTAGAAGAGCATTAGTACAACCTCGTTCTTCGACGCTTCCGTTTCATCTACGTCATACATGTGAGGATATTTAACATGTAAGCAAGCATAGTTATCAAGAGACATAGATTTCTTCTTTAATTAAATATAAACAGTTTTTATCATTTTTGCAAATAATGTTGATGAGACTCAGAAAACTTTTCACtagtattatttataattttatataaagGGCATCAAGCTTTGTCCACTTCGTCATTTTAAGTACGTCCCTCTTCTTCATTACGGGGCTCGCTTCCACTACACTAGAAACAGCTGAATTAATGAACAGTGTTCAAAGCCCCATGATCATGACACGCAATTTCCCTACCATGGTAAGTAAATAATTCACAAAAGCTCATAGACGTTTTTTGTGAAAATTCTTATTCTGCTAGTCTCTACATTTTAGATGAAGTCTATGAGAGATAATTCGAACGAGGGTGGCGATAAATTTTGTCAAATAGAATACCAAGTCGTAAGTTTTACTCAGTTCCTTGATGAAATTTTAATTAGCAGTGTAAAACAGAGGAACTTTAATTACAGACCAGGAAGAGAACAGGAAAATGTGTGAAGTTGAGTCACGGAATAAATGGGTGCATCTCTGGAGAGTATATAGATCCTTTCCACCCCCATTGTTTCTAAATCTCAATAAGGGAGCTCATACTATTTATATCTCACAAATTGTCATGTATTGTAAATTTTtagccaataaaaatacatataaatgagGACTAAATACTCAGATTTAAtttcttaataaattttataattttacgaAACACAAGTCATTCGATATTTGCTTCTTTATTTGGCAAATCTCTCCTTTGTTCTCTCCAAACTTAATCAAACACTCTCAAGTGAATGGGAGAGTCACTTTAATCCCAGAAATTTGCTCTAGTAAGACGAATGGCCAGGATTCCACGCGTCGAGTCTCATGAAGAAATAGTAGCCATTTCCGTTATGTGTGAGGGGAGAAAAACCGATTCGCCACCGACTTGGTTGCATTCCCCCTAAACCCTCCAAAGGTGGGGCTACCGCTATAAAATCACCAAGAAGCTGAAAAGGAGCTTCATTAGGATCACAAGCCAGCTATGGAGAGAAGAATGAAGGTCCTTCGAAGGGTTTCGAACATTAAGATCATTGTTTTCCTTTTCTGTTCCTTACCCTGCATCCATGGAAAATTCGTTCCTCAGGATTTTGGTAAGGTTCCAAAGTTctgaactcttttatatttaattttttaatttttttatgcatttattcaCTTAGAATCAATTTAAGTTGAATTAGACtttaagaaaatattttctttcttGGAATTTCTCTGTCTATCAGAAGAGAACTTGACAGCGCTTGCTAAAGTGGTCAATTACGTATATCAGAGGCCTCAACAAATGAATGCAGACGCAACGTTCTCCATTACCATTGTTGAAGGTAACTGATAAAAAAGTCACATTATGTTTGtagcatacatatgtatacgtatattgTTACCTTAAAAATTCTGGACTGAAACGTATGCAGGTAGTGTTTCACAcagaattaatattttattaactaTAGAGCTTAAGTAAAGCATTTGTCAATTTGTATTATGATACGTACTAACTCTTAACTTTGTCTTCTTTTTATAATAGCGAATGTGGCTGCCATGCTTTTTCATAAAAACGCTCGGTACCTCCACGATGAGTACTGGGAAACCCTTTTAAAGGTTTTAAAGATTTGTGATAGAATTCGACGGTACCTACTCGATACCATTGCCCCAGAAAACGAGGATATTCAGCTACGTAAGAAAATAAGAGATCAAATAATAACTGaagattattttttattctttttctaaTAAATATTCGTTTTCAGTGCACGAGACATTAAATGATCCTACTTTATGGATGCAATCGATATCCTGGAAAAATGGCACGCTAGATACCGAAAGCCCCACTCTTGACGAGTTAATAAACCAAAATGTTCGGGAATTGATAATGCAAGGCACACCCAAGGAAGAAGAAAGCGATCGATGCTTGGCTGAGATTATTCGCAATAAATTGAGCCTAAATTATCGAATTCCTGAAGTTTGTCTAGACATACTGCAGAGACGCGATGTCACTAGAGGATACCCTCTCACTCACAGattattaattatccaagtcGCTAAAGCGGTTAGTAATgcgattttatttcattttttgaaaaaatattGAGTGTTTTTTTGAAGTAGCTTTTTTCCAGATGAAGTGTGATAATAATTTATCGACACGAACCTCTGATGTGATATCTCTCTACTGTTCTGCGATTCTTCGAGATCTAATTGACATTGAAGCATATGGATTTCCTTATAATACAGCAGACTTAATGATGGAAGAAGGTAATGGAAAATAGTGTCTAACAAAATTCCCTAAAAAttactttattttactttacatTAAACTTGCTTTACTTCACATGAAAATACATTTTCCTGGTCTTTAAGTCCTTCTATGTGGCATGGAAGGCTTCCTCGAGTTCACTGACAGACACTACGAAAAGTTACTCCTGAATTGGTCTCATCCCAGTGGCTGCTTCAGTTCTTTCGTGTAAGTAAGTTCAACACGCTAtactgaaataaaattattaattattattctttttttcagAAACAAATTTTCCAGGCAGCCCCGACTGGTTCGAAGGTCCTCCACATTAACTGACTTTGGCTGTGACAGTCATGCCACCGGCTTGGCCGCTGCATCTCTGTCTTTATTCATCCGCCAGAACGTGGAAAACGCATTTAAGTAGATATTAGAGGCGCATTCATCTCAGATATTCCATGTTCTTCTGACCCCAAGGTATTTCCTTATGATTTCAAATCTCTTAAAACGTCGAGAAATGTAAAAAACcgagaaatgaaaaaaaaaagtaaaaacagGTGACTTGTGTTCGTTTCGTGATCACTAATTTCTAAAGGAATTGTAAGGAAATGTAAAAACGAAGAAACGAATTACAAACAAGAATAATTTATTCCACATTGTGTAACAACAGTTACGAATCATAGATCGTGCGCGATACAAAGAGACATTAACGAGTACGAGTGAGTAAAAGTTAGGAAAGTGGGGTAGGGAAGGAAAATAAATAAGTCAGTCGTTAACCTTGCGTAGGAGAGACTGGTTCTCGACTGTGAAGCAACGCGTATATTTTTGCATACGTTTAACATTTTCGTTATCCTTGAAAATGGAATCTATTTTCGTCAGGAATCAGCCTCGCCTCTGCGATACCGCGGACTGGGAAACCAGCGAAAGATCGTGcggaaaataatataatatcgaTTTCTTGCTCCCTCGAATGATAATCATGTcttactttgtatttatatatgtagAAAATTAGAAAATGCCCTGCTTTACTGGTTCATGGTGAAAATCTGACTCACTGTCAAAAGGAAGTCCTTGTACTCATAAAAAAGGTGGAAGACTAAGTatcttatatttgcaaacaaataTAAACAAGTATCGTTTACATTTTCaaagtttttaaatataaaaaagtacTTAAGTGTTATTGCTATAGTCTAGGGACTCCTAAAAAATAACCACTTCTTCCAttcgaaaaaaattaaaaataaatactccAAAAATGGAAAATCACCATGGCAGCTAGATTATCGTTCGAGAGAACAATATCTTTGCGAATAAAGATTACGTGGTTCTCGATAAATTCTCTGTCCTGCCTGAAGCAGAGAGCTCGGTGCTTTGGTGCGGTCGCGTTAAATGAACTGATGTGACTTCTTTTCAAACTAATTAGAAAGTTTCTCAGCTGTTAATCATCCACGTCGAAGAAACAGCCTAACTCATTCGTAAAACAATGACTTCTCGATTGTTCTTGACATATGGGGACCTCCAATTAATTTCGGGCTTCAAGGGCGTCGATAATTGTATGGTTTCCCATAGGGGCCAATTCTGCCGTTCATCTTGTCGTACCTCAGTTGCTGGAAGTGGCTGTACACTACCAACCACATGTAGATGTAGATCACTGTAatcgaattaaaaaatttagttaGACATTTTCAGGGACTTTTCTCCCAATTTCGACTCCAAATAGGGTAGGTTCAggaaatgaaaattatggtaatcTTGTCACTGTGCATTTAAATAAAACTATAAAAGGCATTGACAGAATGAAATGACCTTACCAAGCGATATAAAACCAGTGACGAGCCAGACAACACCGCTTATTACATCATGGTTTATAAAAAACATGATCGCAGTGTACACGATGCTGACCAGCAATCCAACTgctagaatcaagcctaggaTTACCCATGGTAGCATCATGAACGTGTTTTTCTGTAAAAACAAAAATAAGAATTATTACAAAGAGAGTACTTCCTTAAGTTGGGATGCAAAATCATGTAATACTTAGTATCTGTATCACTTAATCAGAACAGAACTGGAAAATAGCTTACCTTATAGACACCTACTAACAGCAGGACCGCAATAAGAATCGTCATGCAGAGATTAATCGCATAAATGATCTTGACAATATCCTGATCCACGTCGAGCAGTATCGTTTTCCATTCCACGTTCAGAACGAAAATCAGAACCAACGAAATAATCGAGAGGATCTAAGTAAAAATGATGGAAAATTGTTAAACATGTTCCACTGTTTAACCAAGATCATACTGTCTTCATTTTTGCAGAAGAATTTACTCTATACTTAGTACTTACTATATCGAGGATTCCGATTATTATCGTCCCCGTCCTGACGGAGTAACAGCCGCAACATGATGTCAGCTGCATCCTGCGAAGAATAGCAATGACGTAAAAATTCGAAAAAAGATGATTACATGATCAGTTCTCTTGTCCCTTAATTACTTCGTGAATCAACTCTTCCTGAGAAACATCGAACAGGGACTCCAATAGAATTCAGACCACGAGTAGATTTAGAAACTCGAGTCTTGCTCGCGTATTTTTAAAGCTGTTCGATACCTCGTTCCCAGTGAAATAGTATTGAATGAATGACATAGACAACTAGTTACAAAGTAGTTACgaaattcgattcggtggagaatACTTCCTTGAAGCTTGAAGCGTGTTTTAGTAGCGACAATATTTGCGCACATGGCGTGATGGCAATGATTAACATCTTTCGCAGCACTTGCGTCGAGACTGACGCCACGTCGTTCACCTTACTCATTTTCATTTCGAACGTGATAATGTCTCACGAATATACAAATCAAAACAGCATGATGGACggagtacatatgtatatcgatCGGGTCAAGAAATAGAAGGATTAAAGGAAGCAGAATAAAAGAAGAAGAATTTACCAGAAGAGGTCTAACTTCTCAAATTTTATCACTACTATCTGATACTGTCTTCTCCAGCTAGTTACATTTGTATTCAGAGAAACGAAGTGAAATAAAAATCGTGACGAAGGAACAGTGACACGATCCCACGTTCGTGATCTCGAGTTTAATTCGCGGCATGCTGAGAATAGAGGGAATATGGGTCATTGGCATAGGTGGCCAGCGTCTATTTTAGCTTCTTCAGCGACTGCTGTCTCCCCGTTGCTGACCTTCCTTTCCGCGTTTGTTGTTCCTCCACATCCGGTCTCTAACGCAAAAGAGAACTCGTCAAGAAGAGAATTCGTTTGTCAAATCTTATCAGACTTAGGTAGTAGAACAGAAAATCGAAGAAAAGTATTAATCCAAATACAA from Calliopsis andreniformis isolate RMS-2024a chromosome 2, iyCalAndr_principal, whole genome shotgun sequence encodes:
- the LOC143187206 gene encoding L-xylulose reductase; its protein translation is MNISFEGKRILVTGAGQGIGKDLALRLSKYKGQVIALSKTQENLDKLCAEDPTIQTVCVDIRDWEATKKAVQSVLPIDLLVNNAAIAILRPFFYATEQDFDTSFNINVKAMMNISQVVAKDMIDRKVAGSIVNVSSQASMAALKDHTVYCSSKAAVDMLTKMMALELGPHNIRVNTVNPTVIMTEMGRLGWSDPEKAQTMLSKIPMGRFGEVHEVVDAIVFLLSDRSSMINGIMLPVDGGFLAC
- the LOC143187042 gene encoding uncharacterized protein LOC143187042, whose translation is MQLTSCCGCYSVRTGTIIIGILDIILSIISLVLIFVLNVEWKTILLDVDQDIVKIIYAINLCMTILIAVLLLVGVYKKNTFMMLPWVILGLILAVGLLVSIVYTAIMFFINHDVISGVVWLVTGFISLVIYIYMWLVVYSHFQQLRYDKMNGRIGPYGKPYNYRRP
- the LOC143187033 gene encoding UPF0764 protein C16orf89 homolog; its protein translation is MKVLRRVSNIKIIVFLFCSLPCIHGKFVPQDFEENLTALAKVVNYVYQRPQQMNADATFSITIVEANVAAMLFHKNARYLHDEYWETLLKVLKICDRIRRYLLDTIAPENEDIQLLHETLNDPTLWMQSISWKNGTLDTESPTLDELINQNVRELIMQGTPKEEESDRCLAEIIRNKLSLNYRIPEVCLDILQRRDVTRGYPLTHRLLIIQVAKAMKCDNNLSTRTSDVISLYCSAILRDLIDIEAYGFPYNTADLMMEEVLLCGMEGFLEFTDRHYEKLLLNWSHPSGCFSSFVNKFSRQPRLVRRSSTLTDFGCDSHATGLAAASLSLFIRQNVENAFK